A stretch of Imperialibacter roseus DNA encodes these proteins:
- a CDS encoding helix-turn-helix domain-containing protein, which produces MEEIAKFETISQYNAFNNHETLHPLVSVIDFSKASPRRLRRTYFGFYLVLLKDVECGDMRYGKNTYDYQEGTLVFIGSGQVFGSDAGDELYQPKGHGVVFHPDLIRGTSLGRHIDDYTFFSYHVNEALHISERERLLVTDSFSKIKFELEHAVDKHSKTLIATNIELLLNYCQRFYDRQFITRDNVHKGVLERFEKLLNDFFSTSKSGEVGLPSVAYCADKLNLSPNYFGDLIKKETGKSAHEFIQLKLIDVAKERILDRNKSVSEVAYELGFKYPQHFTRVFKQHVGVTPQEYRMSEN; this is translated from the coding sequence ATGGAAGAGATCGCAAAATTTGAGACCATTAGCCAGTACAATGCTTTCAATAATCATGAGACGCTACATCCACTGGTCAGTGTGATAGACTTCTCAAAGGCATCGCCCAGGCGGTTGAGAAGAACCTATTTTGGGTTCTACCTGGTGTTGCTGAAGGATGTGGAATGTGGAGACATGCGGTACGGCAAAAACACCTACGATTATCAGGAAGGAACGCTGGTGTTCATCGGTTCTGGTCAGGTATTTGGCAGCGATGCTGGTGACGAACTTTACCAGCCGAAAGGCCACGGCGTTGTTTTTCACCCGGATTTGATCAGGGGAACCTCCCTGGGGCGCCATATTGATGACTACACTTTCTTCAGCTATCATGTGAATGAAGCGCTACACATTTCGGAGCGGGAGCGTCTTCTCGTGACAGACAGCTTTTCCAAAATCAAATTCGAGTTAGAACATGCTGTTGATAAACACAGCAAAACCCTGATCGCTACGAACATCGAATTACTCCTTAACTACTGCCAGCGATTCTACGACCGGCAGTTCATTACACGAGACAATGTTCATAAGGGGGTTTTGGAGAGATTCGAAAAGCTCCTGAACGATTTCTTTTCCACTAGCAAATCTGGTGAAGTAGGTTTGCCATCAGTCGCCTATTGTGCCGATAAACTCAATCTTTCGCCAAATTATTTTGGTGACCTGATCAAGAAGGAGACAGGGAAGTCAGCCCATGAGTTTATACAACTGAAGCTGATCGATGTAGCCAAGGAAAGAATACTTGACCGCAATAAGTCAGTTAGTGAGGTCGCTTATGAGCTGGGATTCAAATACCCACAGCATTTCACTAGGGTATTCAAGCAACATGTGGGAGTGACCCCGCAAGAGTACAGGATGTCGGAAAATTGA
- a CDS encoding nuclear transport factor 2 family protein — protein sequence MQKLIFGLLITLLGVQFSFAQDPTTEKQLKELSQLKWQWMADKNVDKLAVLFDDRAKFVHMSGSWKKARELEIIETGSIWYKKATVHDVAVEVFGNTAIVWSRITLDAVVRTNEVSTEFTVTEIFQKQSSDWKLLDLTFSSVRDTHEIEK from the coding sequence ATGCAAAAATTAATTTTCGGATTACTCATCACCCTCCTTGGCGTACAGTTCTCTTTTGCACAGGATCCCACCACTGAAAAGCAACTCAAGGAGCTTTCACAATTGAAATGGCAGTGGATGGCCGACAAGAACGTGGATAAGCTGGCGGTGCTTTTTGACGACAGGGCAAAATTTGTTCACATGAGCGGAAGCTGGAAGAAGGCGAGAGAGCTTGAGATCATTGAAACCGGAAGCATCTGGTACAAGAAGGCCACGGTGCACGATGTTGCAGTGGAGGTTTTTGGTAACACGGCTATCGTGTGGAGCAGAATTACGCTTGATGCCGTAGTTCGCACCAACGAGGTATCGACTGAATTTACCGTGACCGAAATCTTTCAGAAACAAAGTAGCGACTGGAAACTCCTCGACCTGACCTTCAGCAGCGTGCGGGATACGCATGAAATAGAAAAGTAA
- a CDS encoding nuclear transport factor 2 family protein has protein sequence MDGRQKCGQAAALFDEKAVFVHMGGSWGTEQELNIIKSGGIWYKQADIHEVSVKIIDNTAILLNRITLIAVVGGNEVTNPFMVTEVYVKQNGSWKLGSLSFTKLLTPGDR, from the coding sequence ATGGATGGCCGACAAAAATGCGGACAAGCGGCAGCCCTATTTGATGAAAAGGCAGTTTTCGTTCATATGGGTGGAAGCTGGGGAACGGAGCAGGAGCTTAACATCATCAAAAGTGGCGGCATTTGGTACAAGCAAGCCGATATTCATGAGGTATCCGTGAAGATCATCGACAATACCGCTATCCTGCTTAACAGGATCACCCTGATAGCCGTGGTAGGAGGCAATGAAGTGACCAACCCCTTCATGGTGACTGAGGTGTATGTGAAGCAAAACGGCTCCTGGAAATTGGGCTCGCTATCGTTTACCAAATTGCTGACACCGGGGGACCGTTGA
- a CDS encoding (2Fe-2S)-binding protein, translated as MAVLNLSVNGKKQQVDVDPATPMLWVLRDHLNLVGTKFGCGIAQCGACTIHLDGNAIRSCQMPVSAVGDKAITTIEGLSEEGDHPVQKAWLEHDVPQCGYCQAGQIMTASALLASNPNPSDDEIEAAMNGNICRCGTYLRIKAAVKTAAANA; from the coding sequence ATGGCAGTACTCAATTTAAGCGTAAATGGAAAGAAGCAGCAGGTAGATGTTGACCCCGCCACCCCTATGCTTTGGGTGCTGAGGGATCACCTGAACCTGGTAGGTACTAAATTCGGCTGCGGCATTGCCCAGTGCGGCGCCTGCACCATTCACCTCGACGGCAACGCCATCCGGTCGTGCCAGATGCCGGTATCGGCTGTAGGTGACAAAGCCATCACCACCATCGAAGGTTTGTCGGAGGAGGGTGACCATCCCGTACAAAAAGCCTGGCTGGAACATGATGTTCCGCAGTGTGGCTATTGCCAGGCGGGTCAAATCATGACAGCCTCTGCCCTGCTCGCCAGCAATCCCAACCCAAGTGACGATGAAATCGAAGCAGCGATGAATGGCAACATCTGCCGTTGTGGTACTTACCTGAGAATCAAAGCAGCAGTAAAAACAGCCGCCGCAAACGCTTAA
- a CDS encoding xanthine dehydrogenase family protein molybdopterin-binding subunit: MTLIAKKIDRRSFMKVSALAGGGMMLSFSWLAGCKPTTQAEVMELPKEWFELNSYIKIGDNGVVTLMSPNPEFGSNVKTSMPMILADELGVDWKNVIVEQANFYPERFDRQFTGGSQGIRQGWKPLRTAGATAREMLIKAAAQTWSVPAEEITAGAGTLEHKASGKKAGYGEMASLAATLEVPEEVKLKDIKDFNLIGVSQKNVDGKKIVTGKPLFAMDHYPANALVAMVVHPPAFGMKVKSLDESSVKGMPGVKDVFVFEPVKEDYDRNFFDVNSFSNLVAIVGNSTWEVMQAKKAIKVEWEITSDSSFSMAGFGGNKMTVKVPGGVESTEGHKAAMEAMAKGKVNLLRKDGDPEGAFKKAAKVLERTYTAPYLAHNCMEPMNCFADVRADGATLYGPIQAPELIRNTISARLGLDKEKIQINLARMGGGFGQRAYGHHMVEAAVISQKVGAPVKLQYNREDDMTYGIYRPTYSATYRAGLDENNNLIAFHVNGGGVPESPVHANRFPAGAVDNYLAEGWSVESNITIGAFRAPRSNFIAGAEQSFIDELAELAGKDPIDFRLELLERAKTNPVGERNDYEADRYAGVLKLVREKSKWDEPKSGVNRGVSAYFCHNSYVAEVIDVVIENNAPVFKNVYAAVDCGIVVNPDAAANMGEGAIVDGIGNALFGEMDFVDGVPQKNNFHQYRMIRQKEAPWHVEVHFVKNDIDPTGLGEPLFPPTFAAVANAMHKATGKRFYNQPFMKEMDVSRLRI; the protein is encoded by the coding sequence ATGACACTCATTGCAAAAAAAATAGACAGGCGCTCGTTCATGAAGGTTTCTGCCCTCGCTGGCGGAGGCATGATGCTGAGCTTCAGCTGGCTGGCTGGCTGCAAGCCAACTACCCAGGCCGAGGTAATGGAGCTACCCAAAGAATGGTTTGAGCTCAATAGCTACATCAAAATCGGTGACAACGGAGTAGTTACGCTGATGTCACCAAACCCGGAATTTGGCTCCAACGTAAAAACCTCCATGCCGATGATCCTCGCCGACGAACTCGGCGTAGATTGGAAAAATGTAATTGTGGAGCAGGCCAACTTCTACCCCGAACGCTTCGACCGCCAGTTTACAGGTGGTAGCCAGGGCATTCGCCAGGGCTGGAAACCACTGAGAACGGCGGGTGCTACTGCCCGTGAAATGCTGATCAAAGCAGCCGCACAAACCTGGAGCGTGCCAGCAGAAGAGATCACCGCCGGAGCGGGCACCCTTGAACACAAGGCGAGTGGCAAGAAGGCCGGTTATGGCGAAATGGCTTCTCTCGCAGCTACTTTGGAGGTGCCTGAAGAGGTGAAACTGAAAGACATCAAGGACTTCAACCTGATCGGTGTTTCGCAGAAAAATGTGGACGGCAAGAAAATTGTCACTGGCAAGCCTTTGTTTGCCATGGATCATTATCCGGCGAATGCGCTGGTGGCCATGGTGGTTCACCCGCCTGCCTTCGGCATGAAAGTGAAATCACTGGATGAGTCATCGGTGAAGGGCATGCCTGGCGTCAAAGACGTCTTTGTGTTCGAACCCGTGAAAGAAGACTACGACAGGAATTTCTTTGACGTGAACTCTTTTTCCAACCTTGTCGCCATCGTGGGTAATTCTACCTGGGAAGTGATGCAAGCCAAAAAGGCCATCAAGGTTGAATGGGAAATAACCTCTGACAGTTCATTTTCAATGGCAGGCTTTGGAGGCAACAAAATGACGGTGAAAGTACCCGGCGGTGTCGAAAGCACAGAAGGACACAAAGCCGCCATGGAAGCCATGGCCAAAGGGAAAGTGAACCTCCTCAGAAAAGACGGCGACCCTGAAGGGGCATTTAAAAAAGCTGCCAAAGTGTTGGAGCGTACTTACACGGCCCCCTATCTGGCACACAACTGTATGGAGCCGATGAACTGCTTCGCTGACGTGAGGGCAGACGGTGCTACTTTGTACGGGCCTATCCAGGCACCCGAATTGATCAGAAATACAATTTCCGCCCGACTGGGACTCGACAAAGAAAAGATACAGATCAACCTGGCCAGAATGGGTGGTGGCTTCGGGCAAAGAGCGTACGGACACCACATGGTAGAAGCCGCTGTGATCTCTCAGAAAGTAGGAGCGCCTGTAAAATTGCAGTACAACCGTGAGGACGATATGACCTACGGCATCTATCGCCCTACGTACAGCGCCACCTATCGTGCAGGCCTCGACGAAAACAATAACCTGATTGCTTTCCACGTGAACGGCGGTGGAGTGCCTGAGAGTCCGGTGCATGCCAACCGATTCCCGGCCGGGGCAGTGGACAACTACCTCGCCGAAGGCTGGTCAGTGGAGTCCAATATTACCATCGGGGCCTTCCGTGCGCCACGATCCAACTTTATTGCCGGTGCCGAGCAGTCGTTTATCGACGAGTTGGCTGAGCTGGCAGGCAAAGACCCCATCGACTTCCGACTGGAGCTGCTGGAGCGTGCCAAAACCAATCCTGTAGGTGAGAGAAACGACTACGAAGCCGACCGCTATGCGGGTGTGCTGAAGCTGGTAAGGGAGAAATCCAAGTGGGACGAACCCAAGTCTGGTGTGAACCGGGGTGTGTCAGCTTACTTCTGCCACAATTCTTATGTGGCTGAGGTGATTGACGTAGTGATAGAAAACAATGCACCCGTCTTCAAAAACGTATACGCTGCGGTGGATTGCGGCATTGTGGTAAATCCCGATGCTGCTGCCAATATGGGCGAAGGCGCCATTGTGGACGGTATTGGCAATGCCCTGTTCGGAGAAATGGATTTTGTTGATGGTGTGCCTCAGAAGAACAACTTCCATCAGTACCGCATGATCCGGCAGAAGGAAGCACCATGGCATGTGGAAGTGCATTTCGTGAAAAACGATATCGATCCGACGGGATTGGGAGAACCCTTGTTCCCTCCTACCTTCGCTGCTGTGGCCAATGCCATGCATAAGGCTACCGGCAAGCGTTTCTACAACCAGCCTTTCATGAAGGAGATGGATGTGTCGAGGTTGAGGATCTAG
- a CDS encoding PIN domain-containing protein: MTQRVYIDTSVVGGIYDSEFDIFTKMFFDKAFRGEIVLIISDLLEEELINAPTNIKTFFKTLPAKQLEYIQLTKDAIKLAELYIAEKVVGETSRADCRHIALATINKADVLVSWNFKHIVNLKRIRGYNSINLREGLHTLEIRSPKELMEYEN, translated from the coding sequence ATGACTCAGCGGGTTTACATTGACACGTCAGTTGTTGGAGGGATTTATGATAGTGAGTTTGACATTTTTACAAAAATGTTCTTTGACAAGGCTTTCCGTGGTGAGATTGTGTTAATAATATCAGACCTTCTTGAGGAAGAATTGATTAATGCTCCCACCAACATTAAAACTTTCTTCAAAACACTTCCTGCCAAACAGTTAGAGTACATCCAACTGACAAAGGATGCAATTAAACTCGCAGAACTTTATATAGCAGAGAAGGTTGTTGGGGAGACAAGTCGGGCGGATTGTCGGCATATTGCCCTTGCCACAATAAACAAAGCTGATGTGCTGGTCAGTTGGAATTTTAAACACATTGTCAACTTAAAGAGAATAAGAGGTTACAACTCTATCAATTTGAGAGAAGGCTTGCATACGCTCGAAATACGGTCGCCTAAAGAATTAATGGAATATGAAAACTAA
- a CDS encoding YdeI/OmpD-associated family protein encodes MTKPDTLPTIAFKTSEAFENWVAENHETSRGLWLKIFKKGSVQQTVSYAEALDVALCYGWIDGQKNSFDEEAWLQKFCPRTAKSIWSKINIGHIERLTNEGRMKPAGFEAVEKAKADGRWEKAYDPSSQMTIPEDFLKELSKNRKAEANFKNLNKTSLFFIGFRLQTAKKPETREKRMKEIIDMLAKGEKFR; translated from the coding sequence ATGACCAAACCAGATACGCTTCCCACCATAGCATTTAAAACCTCCGAAGCGTTTGAGAACTGGGTCGCAGAGAATCATGAAACTTCCAGGGGGCTTTGGCTTAAAATATTCAAGAAAGGTTCAGTACAACAGACCGTCAGTTATGCAGAAGCGCTTGATGTGGCGCTTTGTTATGGATGGATTGATGGTCAAAAGAATTCATTTGATGAAGAAGCCTGGCTGCAGAAGTTTTGCCCCCGGACAGCAAAAAGCATTTGGTCCAAGATAAATATCGGGCATATTGAAAGACTGACCAATGAAGGCAGAATGAAACCCGCAGGATTCGAAGCAGTAGAAAAAGCCAAAGCAGACGGCCGGTGGGAAAAGGCATACGATCCGTCCAGCCAGATGACCATCCCCGAAGACTTTCTAAAAGAACTAAGCAAAAACAGGAAAGCCGAAGCAAATTTTAAGAACCTCAACAAGACCAGTCTCTTCTTTATTGGATTTCGGCTTCAGACTGCCAAAAAGCCGGAGACAAGAGAAAAGCGCATGAAAGAGATCATTGACATGCTGGCTAAGGGCGAGAAATTCCGTTAA
- a CDS encoding xanthine dehydrogenase family protein molybdopterin-binding subunit codes for MATTRTSLNRRSFLKTSALAGGGLMLSFSWLAGCKPSPEQALSLPDEWFDLNGFIKIGNNGLVTIMSPNPEGGQNIKTAFPMIVADELDVDWKNVVVEQAPLDTEKYTRQFIGGSQAIRQGWKSLRMAGATARYVLKEAAAKAWGVPSGEIITEAGLIYHKASGKQAGYGEMAAAAVSIPVPEEVALKAQKDFKIIGTSRKNVDAKKIVTGQPLFGIDHKKEGMLIAMVVHPPAFGLKLKSVDDSTARAMPGIVDVFPIKNMQDDYQRQFFDTCAFTELVAVVGKSTWEVMNARKALKVEWEPFSDYSETRDNGTRLFPAGLENSVGHREQMAKKKGKTVKVLRKDGDPEKAFKTAAKVIERTFTAPFLAHNCMEPMNFFADVTADGATLVGPLQKPEFTEKTVAARLGIPLEKIDIQMTRLGGGFGRRSYAHWMVEAAVISDKVKAPVKLVYSREDDMTSGIYRPTYQATYRAALDAENNLIGFHVNGGGIPESCIYANRFPAGAVDNYLAEDWVLDSNITTGSFRAPRSNFIAAAEQSFLDEVAEAAGKDPIDFRLELLERAKNTPVGDNNDYDAERYAGVLQLAKEKSNWGEKKAGVHRGVSAYFCHNSYAANVLDLVFENGNARVEKVTCAIDCGIVVNPDAAANLAEGATVDGVGTAMFGAFTFKDGVPEKTNFDKYRMIRTKEAPKVIDVHFVKNDIDPTGMGEPAYPPVFAALANALYQATGKRLYDQPFAPALEELSRSRI; via the coding sequence ATGGCTACAACACGGACATCCCTCAACAGGCGCTCCTTCTTAAAAACCTCCGCACTGGCAGGTGGCGGCCTCATGCTAAGCTTTAGCTGGCTGGCCGGCTGCAAGCCTTCTCCCGAACAGGCGCTCAGTCTCCCCGACGAATGGTTTGACCTCAATGGCTTCATCAAAATTGGCAATAACGGACTGGTCACCATCATGTCGCCCAATCCAGAGGGAGGTCAAAACATCAAAACAGCCTTCCCAATGATTGTTGCCGATGAGCTGGATGTGGACTGGAAGAATGTAGTCGTAGAACAAGCGCCGCTGGACACAGAGAAATACACACGGCAGTTTATAGGTGGCAGCCAGGCCATCCGCCAGGGCTGGAAAAGCCTTCGCATGGCCGGAGCAACAGCGAGGTACGTACTGAAAGAAGCTGCCGCTAAAGCCTGGGGAGTTCCCTCTGGTGAAATTATCACTGAGGCTGGATTGATCTACCACAAAGCCAGCGGCAAACAGGCCGGCTACGGCGAGATGGCTGCTGCGGCAGTGTCGATTCCCGTACCTGAGGAAGTGGCGCTCAAGGCGCAAAAAGACTTTAAGATCATTGGCACCTCCCGCAAAAATGTGGATGCGAAAAAGATCGTGACCGGCCAGCCATTGTTTGGCATCGACCACAAAAAGGAAGGCATGCTCATCGCCATGGTGGTTCACCCGCCTGCATTTGGTTTGAAACTAAAGTCGGTAGATGATAGTACTGCCAGGGCTATGCCCGGCATCGTCGACGTGTTCCCCATCAAAAACATGCAGGACGACTATCAGCGACAGTTTTTCGACACCTGCGCCTTTACAGAACTGGTGGCCGTAGTAGGCAAGTCCACCTGGGAGGTGATGAATGCCAGAAAGGCCCTTAAAGTGGAATGGGAGCCATTCTCCGATTATTCCGAAACGAGAGACAATGGTACCAGGCTGTTTCCTGCTGGGCTCGAAAACAGTGTTGGCCACAGAGAGCAAATGGCCAAAAAAAAAGGCAAAACGGTAAAAGTGCTTCGCAAAGACGGCGATCCTGAAAAAGCATTTAAGACTGCTGCAAAAGTCATAGAGCGCACCTTTACTGCCCCCTTTCTGGCACACAACTGCATGGAGCCCATGAACTTCTTTGCCGACGTAACTGCGGATGGAGCTACGCTGGTTGGGCCACTTCAGAAACCAGAATTCACCGAAAAAACGGTTGCTGCACGCCTGGGTATTCCGCTTGAAAAAATAGATATCCAAATGACCCGGCTTGGCGGCGGATTCGGTCGCCGGTCATACGCTCACTGGATGGTGGAAGCTGCGGTGATTTCCGATAAAGTAAAAGCACCGGTAAAGCTCGTCTACAGCCGGGAAGATGACATGACCTCAGGTATCTACCGCCCCACCTACCAGGCCACTTACCGGGCAGCTCTGGATGCTGAGAACAACCTGATCGGCTTCCATGTTAACGGTGGTGGCATTCCTGAAAGCTGCATCTATGCCAACCGCTTTCCGGCTGGTGCGGTCGACAACTACCTCGCTGAAGACTGGGTGCTCGACTCCAACATCACCACCGGATCCTTCCGGGCACCCCGCTCCAACTTTATTGCTGCCGCAGAGCAGTCGTTCCTCGACGAAGTAGCCGAAGCAGCAGGGAAAGACCCCATCGATTTCCGACTGGAGCTGTTGGAACGAGCAAAGAACACCCCGGTCGGCGACAACAATGACTATGATGCTGAGCGGTATGCTGGTGTGCTCCAACTGGCGAAAGAAAAATCGAACTGGGGTGAGAAAAAGGCAGGCGTGCACCGGGGTGTTTCTGCTTACTTCTGCCACAACAGTTACGCTGCCAATGTGTTAGACCTGGTGTTTGAGAATGGCAATGCCCGGGTAGAGAAAGTCACCTGTGCCATCGATTGTGGCATAGTCGTGAATCCTGATGCAGCCGCTAATCTGGCCGAGGGAGCCACAGTGGACGGCGTCGGCACGGCGATGTTCGGTGCCTTTACCTTTAAAGACGGCGTTCCGGAAAAGACCAACTTCGACAAGTACCGGATGATCCGCACGAAAGAAGCACCCAAAGTCATCGACGTGCATTTCGTCAAGAATGACATTGACCCAACCGGCATGGGAGAACCGGCCTACCCCCCTGTTTTCGCCGCATTGGCCAATGCGCTTTACCAGGCCACTGGCAAACGCCTGTACGATCAGCCATTTGCGCCGGCGCTGGAGGAGTTGTCGAGGTCGAGGATTTAA
- a CDS encoding aldo/keto reductase — MPTRTLGKNGLEVSALGLGCMGMSFGLGPAGEKNEMIKVIRSAVEQGVTFFDTAEVYGPYTNESLVGEALQPFRNKVIIATKFGFNIVDGKMAGVNSRPENIKKAVEASLKRLRIDSIDLLYQHRVDPNVPIEDVAGTVNDLIREGKAKHFGLSEAGATTIRKAHAVQPVAALQSEYSLWTRQHEKEIIPTIEELGIGLVAFSPLGKGFLTGKIDKNTKFGEGDIRSMLPRYAEEARTANKALLDMIAMFAERKNATNAQIALAWVLAQKPWIVPIPGTTKIHRLTENIGAAAIKLTADELKEMEAASAQIEIVGNRYTEAMEKATGL; from the coding sequence TTGCCAACACGCACCCTCGGAAAAAACGGTTTGGAAGTATCTGCCCTTGGCCTTGGCTGCATGGGTATGAGTTTTGGTCTTGGTCCGGCCGGTGAGAAAAACGAAATGATCAAAGTGATTCGGTCTGCTGTAGAGCAGGGTGTCACTTTCTTTGATACTGCGGAGGTCTACGGGCCCTACACAAATGAAAGTCTTGTGGGGGAAGCTCTTCAACCTTTTAGGAACAAGGTAATTATTGCTACCAAGTTTGGCTTCAATATCGTCGACGGAAAGATGGCTGGTGTCAATAGCCGCCCTGAAAATATAAAGAAGGCGGTTGAAGCATCACTCAAGCGACTGCGGATAGACTCAATAGATTTGCTTTACCAGCACAGGGTAGACCCCAATGTGCCCATTGAAGATGTAGCCGGAACCGTAAACGACCTTATCCGGGAGGGAAAGGCGAAACACTTCGGCCTCTCAGAAGCCGGAGCCACCACGATCAGGAAAGCACATGCCGTTCAACCAGTTGCTGCCCTTCAAAGCGAGTACTCACTCTGGACAAGGCAGCATGAAAAGGAAATCATTCCCACCATTGAAGAATTAGGGATAGGGCTTGTGGCGTTCAGTCCATTGGGCAAGGGCTTCCTGACGGGCAAAATTGATAAAAACACGAAGTTTGGCGAAGGTGATATTCGCAGTATGCTGCCAAGATACGCCGAAGAAGCACGAACGGCTAACAAAGCACTGTTGGACATGATTGCAATGTTTGCTGAGCGAAAAAATGCTACCAATGCCCAAATTGCTCTGGCCTGGGTACTGGCACAAAAACCATGGATCGTGCCCATTCCCGGCACCACCAAAATCCACCGCTTGACGGAAAACATTGGCGCCGCCGCTATTAAGCTAACAGCTGACGAGTTGAAGGAAATGGAAGCAGCTTCGGCACAGATTGAAATCGTGGGTAACCGGTACACCGAGGCAATGGAAAAGGCGACGGGGTTGTAA
- a CDS encoding acyltransferase yields the protein MSLKEKIRSSPKLKQLVLQLIFQRKPYSARVRWYIWLWLIFPRYFKRGISWGSRLDLVPFNKFSMGKYSRIEKGVLINNGMGDIVMGDEVHTGLGCVIIGPVTMHKHVGLSQYVRILGMHHGIDPDLPHHFQPSQKAPVILEEDAFVGTGTVIMGKKNGEPLVLGKYCRIGANSVVMTDIPPYSVAVGNPAKVVRVWDFEKKEWVKPLAATK from the coding sequence ATGTCTCTCAAAGAAAAGATCAGAAGCAGCCCGAAGCTTAAGCAGCTGGTGCTTCAGCTCATTTTCCAGCGCAAGCCCTACAGTGCCAGGGTGCGATGGTATATCTGGCTATGGCTGATCTTTCCCCGCTATTTTAAAAGAGGCATCAGCTGGGGCTCCCGTCTCGACCTGGTTCCTTTCAACAAGTTCAGCATGGGCAAGTACTCCCGTATTGAAAAGGGAGTGCTGATCAACAACGGTATGGGAGACATAGTGATGGGGGATGAGGTACATACCGGACTTGGCTGCGTGATCATAGGGCCAGTAACGATGCACAAACATGTGGGGCTCTCGCAATATGTGCGCATCCTTGGCATGCATCATGGCATTGATCCTGACCTGCCACATCATTTTCAGCCCTCACAAAAGGCCCCTGTTATACTGGAAGAGGATGCTTTCGTAGGCACAGGCACCGTGATTATGGGTAAAAAGAACGGAGAACCGTTGGTGCTTGGCAAATATTGCCGTATTGGTGCCAACTCAGTGGTCATGACAGATATTCCGCCTTATTCAGTGGCTGTAGGCAACCCGGCCAAGGTGGTCAGGGTATGGGATTTTGAAAAGAAGGAGTGGGTGAAGCCATTAGCTGCGACGAAATAG
- a CDS encoding glycosyltransferase, which yields MTRLANTNILVLSLPRHDERYTSTTWQISRELALDNNLILVDHPFTFAELLKGFHKPEIRKRILAYFKKPVIEKEGVKVLLPPFVWPINFLPRGIIYNLFSGLNHGLVARRINRFLKQSHIESLVYINSFDFYFPGLKKKLAIKPALSVYHCIDPMVKSFTLRHGPYLEQIAVEQSDMVISTAPALQKKFTDQGIENSFLVPNAANYKLFNKALAIKGAYHKSLAGIEGKVVGYLGNIERRTDFDLLHDAVEVLSDWNLVLAGPVEPGYVPEKVFDHPRIHFTGSCNHEEAPSVVARFDVAIIPFKCDEVSQGIYPLKLFEYLAAGKPVVSTNFNPEVLDSLGEVVEMGLTPEDFADKVLKAYASDDEEKQKHRALVASKNTWTHRARQFGTLIRFALEKQPKGNVSQRKDQKQPEA from the coding sequence ATGACCAGACTTGCAAATACTAACATACTGGTGCTTTCCCTTCCCCGGCACGATGAACGATATACGTCGACGACCTGGCAAATTTCGAGAGAGTTGGCATTGGACAATAATCTGATTCTGGTCGATCATCCTTTTACATTTGCTGAGTTGCTTAAGGGGTTCCACAAACCGGAGATTCGCAAAAGGATTTTGGCTTACTTCAAAAAACCTGTGATCGAAAAAGAGGGAGTGAAGGTGCTCCTTCCTCCCTTTGTTTGGCCTATTAACTTTCTCCCCAGGGGGATTATCTACAATTTATTCTCTGGTCTGAATCACGGCTTGGTGGCCAGGAGGATCAACCGGTTTTTAAAGCAAAGCCATATTGAATCGTTGGTTTACATCAACTCCTTCGACTTCTATTTCCCTGGACTTAAAAAGAAGCTGGCCATAAAACCTGCGCTGAGTGTCTATCACTGCATTGACCCAATGGTGAAGTCATTTACGCTGCGCCATGGCCCTTATCTCGAGCAAATAGCCGTGGAACAATCGGACATGGTGATTTCAACAGCACCAGCCCTACAAAAGAAATTTACCGACCAGGGAATTGAGAATAGTTTCCTGGTACCTAATGCAGCCAACTATAAGCTTTTCAACAAAGCATTGGCCATCAAAGGAGCGTATCACAAGAGCCTTGCTGGCATTGAAGGCAAGGTGGTGGGCTACCTGGGGAACATAGAGCGGAGAACAGATTTTGATTTGTTGCATGATGCGGTGGAGGTATTGAGCGACTGGAACCTTGTGCTGGCAGGCCCCGTAGAGCCGGGATATGTACCAGAAAAAGTTTTTGATCACCCAAGGATACACTTTACAGGTTCATGCAACCACGAGGAGGCACCTTCGGTGGTGGCTCGGTTTGACGTGGCCATTATTCCATTCAAATGTGACGAAGTAAGCCAGGGAATTTACCCGCTGAAGCTTTTTGAGTACCTCGCAGCAGGCAAGCCGGTCGTAAGCACCAACTTTAATCCCGAAGTGCTGGACAGCCTCGGTGAAGTGGTTGAGATGGGTTTGACACCGGAAGACTTTGCGGACAAAGTGTTGAAAGCCTACGCTTCCGATGATGAAGAAAAACAAAAGCACCGGGCACTCGTGGCTTCAAAAAATACATGGACACACCGGGCAAGGCAGTTTGGGACGCTTATCAGGTTTGCTCTCGAAAAACAACCAAAAGGAAATGTCTCTCAAAGAAAAGATCAGAAGCAGCCCGAAGCTTAA